In Anabrus simplex isolate iqAnaSimp1 chromosome 4, ASM4041472v1, whole genome shotgun sequence, a single genomic region encodes these proteins:
- the LOC137500514 gene encoding uncharacterized protein: protein MSDPSEVLHVGYLRKEELINELSIRNVQSGGTVAAGTTNRKESPELPISTPTLGGIDVDEALSMITDNNTELASVVSFLEVSDPSPNQLKRVQAILFHFYRRDSDLSLKLNEVQGKEASNIVEDLSNMSSKVSQLLTWSATPKTHQAAVVYMVREEDPSRNVESGKSVATQQTAAPLGNESERRTCVSPFFLNNAVSEASSPPRPLPTMSPVFSRLPHPLAMFLRGPHTASKYRVDFIEELQASGRNLAQVDPESASLMSANTEGPASGPVSGPAASSSVSVISQRNTQPETVSNRVVPEDVVAEQSTKKPKVTTTSTPQSLLENSVASFPSTSENNHEVRSIEEVIKCNDKTLEPLTAQRSEFWVHYNYVPPKRKYRCYETITYTTHADYTFLDNLKSLLERWQGPVSLTMHAPGTDFKPTLAAIRYARDCLSPLVEEFVTFHVFFGTRHVPREVPYCSLPGPWFNVSASSLYKAKNRILYPVNMGRNIARESAITYYIELYPSPGVIPAFLEMVRRQDPPLLRPGPKVFPLSIFELEKGMPLPENKTQLVNMLKNGTANPIHKKLCPGCHNVSKSKEWMAANVTEGLHIFHIGKRMGYHIHWEPIFIGTHHDPLYDERLSWEGKSDKMTQGYVLRVLDYEFQILGNAFLVHKPGIKTLKKDPQRAMLAGKINALIKKVILPELKVLNGIKKGCAV, encoded by the exons atgtccgacCCTTCCGAAGTCCTCCATgtcggctacttgcgcaaggaggaattgattaacgaattatctattagaaatgttcaatctggaggcacggttgcagccgGTACCACCAATCGTAAGGAATCCCCTGAATTGCCAATTAGTACCCCAACTTTGGGAGGAATAGAtgttgatgaggctctctccatgATCACGGACAACAATAcggagctagcatctgtagttagttttttggaagtaagtgatccatcgcccaatcaacttaaaagagtacaggctataTTGTTCCATTTTTACCGTAGAGATAGCGATctgtctcttaagttaaacgaagttcagggtaaggaggcaagtaatATTGTAGAAGACCTTTCTaatatgtccagtaaagttagtcaattgttaacttgGTCGGCTACCCCCAAGACTCATCAAGCCGCTGTTGTATACATGGTAAGAGAAGAAGACCCGTCCAGGAATGTAGAAAGTGGAAAatcggtagctactcaacaaactgctgccccattaggaaatgaatctgagcgtcgtacatgCGTTTCACCAttctttttgaacaatgctgtCTCTGAAGCATCTTCACCCCCTAgaccgttacctactatgtcacctgtgTTCAGTAGattgcctcatcctttggcgatGTTTCTTAGGG GCCCTCACACAGCCTCCAAGTATCGAGTGGACTTTATCGAGGAGCTGCAGGCTTCAGGTCGGAACCTGGCCCAAGTAGATCCGGAGTCGGCAAGTTTAATGAGTGCGAACACGGAAGGACCTGCTTCAGGCCCCGTCTCGGGTCCTGCTGCATCTAGTAGTGTTAGTGTTATTAGTCAGCGCAACACACAGCCGGAGACGGTTAGCAATAGGGTCGTGCCAGAAGACGTAGTGGCAGAGCAGTCGACTAAGAAACCCAAAGTGACTACCACCTCGACGCCTCAGTCACTGCTCGAGAACTCTGTTGCTAGCTTTCCCTCCACAAGCGAAAATAACCACGAGGTGAGAAGCATCGAGGAAGTGATAAAGTGTAACGATAAAACACTGGAGCCTCTAACAGCTCAGCGTAGTGAATTTTGGGTTCACTATAATTATGTGCCTCCAAAAAGAAAATATAGGTGTTATGAAACTATAACGTATACAACTCACGCAGACTATACCTTTCTAGACAATTTGAAGTCTCTTCTAGAGCGATGGCAAGGCCCTGTGTCTCTAACCATGCATGCACCGGGGACGGACTTCAAGCCTACGTTGGCTGCTATAAGATATGCGCGCGATTGTTTGTCGCCACTTGTCGAAGAGTTTGTGACGTTCCACGTGTTCTTCGGCACACGTCACGTGCCTCGAGAAGTGCCGTACTGTTCGCTGCCTGGGCCTTGGTTCAACGTTTCTGCTAGTTCGCTGTACAAGGCTAAGAACAGGATCTTGTACCCCGTGAACATGGGACGGAATATAGCCAGGGAGTCGGCTATCACATACTACATCGAGCTCTACCCCAGTCCAGGGGTCATCCCGGCCTTCCTGGAGATGGTGAGAAGACAGGACCCACCCCTGCTGCGGCCGGGACCAAAGGTCTTCCCGCTCTCCATCTTCGAGCTAGAGAAGGGCATGCCTCTACCAGAGAACAAGACACAGCTGGTGAACATGCTAAAGAACGGCACAGCTAACCCGATCCATAAGAAGCTCTGTCCAGGGTGTCACAATGTTTCCAAATCCAAGGAGTGGATGGCTGCTAACGTCACGGAAGGTCTGCACATATTCCACATCGGGAAGCGAATGGGCTACCACATACACTGGGAGCCCATCTTCATAGGCACCCATCATGATCCGCTGTACGACGAACGGCTCAGTTGGGAAGGAAAGAGCGATAAGATGACGCAGGGGTACGTGTTGCGTGTTCTCGACTACGAATTCCAGATCCTGGGCAATGCATTTCTAGTTCACAAGCCAGGCATCAAGACATTGAAGAAAGATCCTCAACGAGCTATGCTTGCAGGAAAAATCAATGCCCTCATTAAGAAAGTGATCTTGCCCGAACTGAAGGTTCTAAACGGCATCAAGAAGGGGTGTGCAGTCTGA